In the Gammaproteobacteria bacterium genome, GCTTGCGCGCGTCTGGTGGAAGCGGGCTGAGAGGTTCGCCGGGCTGGAACCCAAGCGCGGGCGCGGCTGGCACTCGCTCAGGCGGAAGTTCGCCAGCGACCTGATGGACCTCCCGCTGAAGGTGCTCTGCGACCTCGGCGGCTGGAAGACGGCCGAGACCGTCCTCCAGTGTTATCAGCGCCCCGACGAGGGCCGGCTCAGGAAGGCGATCGAGGAGTACCGGGGGGTTGGCTCGGCGTCCAATTGACATACACAATTGACAAACATCGAACCCTCAAATCACGTAAGTTCAATCGGGGCGGCCGGATTCGAACCGGCGACCTCCTGCTCCCAAAGCAGGCGCGCTACCGGGCTGCGCCACGCCCCGTCTCACCAACTCCCAAGGGAAGAATCAGTGTTTTCGGCGGCCGCTTCAATCCCCCGTGCGCCCACAGGTTGCCCGGGACGCCGCTCGAAGGCCGTGGGGAAGGTTCGTCCAGGGGCTAGTAGTGGAGGGTCTCGCGCAGGTGCGAGCCGAGCGCCCTGAAGGCCTTGCCCCGGTGGCTGCGGGCATCCTTCTCTTCGGGATCGAGTTCGGCGAACGTCTTGTCCGCGTCGGCATCCAGGAAGTGTGAATCATACCCGAAACCACCTTCTCCTCTTGGCTCGACGACGATGGTCCCCGGCGCCTCGCCCCGGAACACCAGGGGCTCGCCCATGCCGAAGTGCAGCACCGCGACGCACACGAAGCGTCCGGTGCGCCGATGCGGCTTGTGGCTCGCGAGCAGCTTGACCAGATGCTCGTTGTTGGCCCGGTCGCGCTCCTCGCCGGTGAGGTCCGCTGAAGGCGCAAAGCGCTTGGAACGCACCCCCGGGGCACCATCGAGGATGTCGACTTCAAGGCCCGAATCGTCGGCGATGGTGGCCGCTCCGCAGAGGCTGTTGAAATAGGCCGCCTTGGCCTTGGCGTTCTCCTCGAAGGTGTCGAAGGCTTCCACCTTGTCTTCCGCGGGGGAATAGGGGATGCCCGCTTCATCGAGGCTGAGGACGCGCAGTCCGGGGTCCGTGCCCAGGATGCGCCGGATTTCGTCCAGCTTGTGGGGGCTTCGCGTGGCGGCGACCAGCGTGAGTGCGTGCGACGGGCTCATTCGCGCGCTCCTGTTTGGCGGTTTCCTCGTTGGGGTGGGTTGCGAGTGCGCTCCGCTGCCGGGAGCGGACCTTGGCGTTTCGCGAAGAAACTCTCTATGGGAACGGGTGCCGACGCAAGGGACGCTGTGAGGCGGCCGTGCGTTCGCGAGCGTGGAGGGCCGGGTCCGAATGAGGCAGGTTCATTCCGATGGCGCGGGTTGCGCCCGGCGGATACGGCGCACGAGTTCGGTCGTGGATCTTCCCGGAAGGTACGGCACCACCACGACTTCCCCACCCGCGGCCCGGACTTCGTCGCGGCCGACCATCTTTTCGACGGCGTAGTCTCCACCCTTCACGAGCACGTCCGGAAGCAGGGCCGCGATGAGCGCGCGGGGGGTGTCCGAGTCGAACGGGGTGATCACGTCGACGCTGGTGAGAGCAGCAAGCACGGCGGCGCGGTCCTCGAGGGAAGCGTAGGGGCGGTGCGGCCCCTTGAGGCGAGCGACGGAAGCGTCGGTGTTGAGTCCCACCACGAGCGTGTCCCCCAGGGCGCGCGCGGCGGCCAGGTACTCCACATGGCCGCGGTGCAGAATGTCGAAGCACCCGTTGGTGAACACGAGGCGGCCGTTGCGGGGACGGCCGTGGCGGGCGAGAAGCGCGTCGACGGCGAGCACCTTGCGGCTCGGGGGGGCGGGGGCGGGCGTCACAGGTCGGCGGGTGCGGCCGGCGCGCGGCGAAACTCCGCCAGCAGGTCACCCGCGCCGCGGCCCAGAAGGATCGTCGCCACCTCGGCCGCCAGGCGCTCGGGCTCGGTCTGGCGGCCGGTGCGGTCGGCGCGGATGACCCGGTGGCCATCGGGGCTGAGCACCATCGCCCACAGCCGGAGGCCGCCCGGGTAGGGCAGCCCCAGCACGCCGACGGGCAGGTGGCAGCCCGCGCCCAGCAGACTGAGCAGCTCCCGCTCGGCCCGCACCGCCTGGCGGGTGGGGTGGTCGTCCAGCGACGCCGCCAGCCGCCGCGCCCGCTGATCGTCGCGGCGGACCACCACGGCGAGCGCGCCCTGCCCCGCGGCCGGCAGCCACGTCGTGCGCTCCAGAAGCTCGCTCGCGCGGTCGAGGAGACCCAGGCGCCCCAGCCCGGCGGCCGCGAGCACCAGCGCTTCGCATTCGCCCCTGTCGAGCTTGGCCAGGCGGGTGTCCACGTTGCCGCGCATGGGCACCACGGCGCAGTCCGGGCGGAAGGCGCGAGCGAGAGCGGTCCTGCGCGGGGAGCCGGTCCCGATGCGGGCGCCGGCGGGCAGCGTGGCCAGGGTGCGCTGGTCGTCCGGCGGCAGCACCAGCGCATCCCGCGGGTCCTCGCGCGCGGGCGTGGCGGCGACGCAGAGGCCCGGCGCCATGCGGGTCGGCAGGTCTTTCAGGGAGTGCACGGCCACGTCGACGTCACCGTCCAGAAGGGCGACGTCCAGTGCGCTGGTGAAAACGCCTTCGCCTCCGATGCGGGCGAGCGAGTCATCCGCCTGCTCGTCGCCCCGTGTGCGAACGACATGCAGCGACACGCTCGCTCCGGCGTCGCCCTCCAGAGCGGACGCCACCTGTCGGCTCTGGATCAGGGCAAGCGCAGACCCCCGGGTCCCCAGCCGCAGTCGGGGCGTCTCCGGTCTGACCTGCGAGGGACCTGCCGACACTTGAGACCCGGGGTCAGAACGCCCGCAGGATGAGGAACGCGGCAAGCAGCACGGCGACCCAAAGCACCATGCTCCCGGTAGGCCAGGAACGCGCCAGCGCACCGTGCGGCCCAGTGTGGCGGAAGGCGCCGCCGAGCGCCCAGTTCACTCCTCCCAGCACCGCGCCGCGGACGGTGGCATCCGCCGCGCGAATCGCCGATCCGAGCCGCCGCACGATCGCAGGAGCCAGCTTCCGGTAGGTCCACTCCACATCCAGGTTCACGGCGCGGATCTCGTCCGGATAGATGCGCGCCAGCCGGAACAGGACGACCGCACCGATCGCGAACGCCAGCAGTTGCAACTGGGTCACAACGTGCGTCACGTCGTAGGGATTGTAGTCGACGTCGAAGGGAAGAAGGTCATAGAGCAGCCATGGCATCGACCCGATCGCTACGCATCCGATGGCCCCCACGGTCATCGCGGCAAGCATGTTCCAGGGCGGCTCGCGCGTCCGGATGCCCGAGTCGTGGGCGAAGAAGGCGAAGAACGGGATCTTGATGCCCGCATGCTCGACCACGCCCGCGGAGGCGAACAGCATCGCCAGCCAGATCCAGTAGTGATGCTCTTCGAGCAGCGCGCTCATGATGAGCGCCTTGCTCACGAAGCCGTTGAAGAGCGGAACCGCGGAAATGGAGGCTGCTCCCACGATGCAGAGCGCCGTGGTCCATTTCATCGTCCTCCACAGACCGCCCAGCTCCGAGGCCTTGGTGGTGCCCGTCCGGTACAGGACGGCGCCCATCGACATGAAGAGCAGGCCCTTGAAGAGCACGTCGTTGAAGGCGTGCGCGACGGCCCCGTTGACGGCCTTCGCCGTGCCCACCCCGATGCCGCACACCATGAAGCCGATCTGGTTGATCATGCTGTAGGAGAGGACCCGCCTGAGGTCGTTCTCGATGACGGCGAAGAAGATGGGGTAGCAGGCCATCACCGCGCCCACGTAGATGAGCAGTTCGGTTTCCGGGAATCCGCGCGCGAGGGCGTACACCGCGACCTTGGTGGTGAACGCGCTCAGGAAGACCGTGCCCGTGGGCGTGCTCTCCGGGTAGGCGTCCGTCAGCCAGTTGTGCACCAGCGGGAAGGCGCCCTTGACCGCGATGGCGACGAAGATCAGCCAGCCCGACAGGCCCTCAAGGCCAATGTGGTTGAAGGCGATGTCACCGGTCTGGGCCGCCCGCGCCATCGCGCCGGCGAGCAGGGCCACACCCGAGACGACCTGGATCACCAGGTAGCGCATTCCCGCTCTGCGCGCCCGTTCGGTGCCGCGCGCGAAGATGAGGAACACCGAGCTTACCGCGAGCACCTCCCAGCAGAGGAAGAGCGTGATCAGGTCGCCCGCGAACACCGCGCCCAGCCCGCTCCCCGCGTACACGAGCGCGGCTGTGTGCTGGAGGGTCGCGGAATCCTCCTTCTTCAGGTGCAGCGAGTAGAGAATGGCGATGAACGCCCCGAGGTGGAACAGGTAGCCGAAGAGCAGGCTCAACCTGTCGGCCCGGACGAGCGACAGCTCGTAACCGAGAATTCCCACGGAGAGCCCGAAGCCTTCCTGGATGCCGGCCACGTTGAGCGCTCCCAGGACGGGAACCGCCAACAGCAGGATATGCCGCGGCCATCCCCGCACGAACGGCACCAGCAGGGCGCCGGCGAAGAAGATCGCGAACGGAGGGAGGCTAGTCGGCATCGTAGTAGTCCTCCGACCGCATCACGATGCGCCTCAGCCCCTTGGCGGCCAGGATCAGGCCCGCCACTCCGAAGAGTCCCCACAGTGGGTAGAACGCCTTGAGGTTTTCCCAGGGATGTTCGATGTACCGGTCCACGAAGAAGTCGGCGACCAGCAGCCCGGCCGAGATCAGGAAGAAGATGCCCAGAATGATGCGCGTGGCCTTCGGCCCGACGCTCGAAGGCGGATGGCCGTCTTCATGCCCCCCGTGGCCGCCGCCATGGGAGCCTTGGGGCCCGGAGCCACGGGCCGCCTCACCGCTTCCCGATCCGCGGGCGCCGGCGCGCCCCGAGTCTCGCCTGTTCATGGCATCGCCCCCTTCATCGCCTCGCTCCCCGCGCTCACGGCCCCGCCACCATCGAGATCAGCCGGAAGAAGGGATCCGGGTACACGAAGAGCGCGAAGCAGCACAGGCTGGTGATCACGATCGCGATCAGCGAAGGGAGCGGCGCCTCGCGTATCCCACCGTTCCCGTGCCCGTGCCCGTGCGGATTGGAGGCCGCCGGGCTGAAGAAGGCCCGCACCGGCACGATCATCAGGTATCCGATGGAGAGCAGAGAACTCACCATCAGCACGGCGACAAGTCCGACCTGGCCCGCATCCAGGGCTCCGAGCCCCAGGAACCACTTGCTCCAGGTGCCGCCCGCGGGCGGCAGTCCGATAATCGACAGCGTCCCCACAAAGAAGGCGGCGAAGGTTACGGGCATGGTGCGCCCCAGCCCCTTCATGTCGCTGATCTCGGTCTTGTGCGCGGCCACCATGACCGCGCCCGCGCAGAAGAACAGGGTGATCTTGCCGAAGGCATGCATGACGATGTGCATGCCCCCGCCGATGATCCCCATGGTGTTGGCCAGCATGGCACCCAGCACGACGTAGGAGAGCTGGCTGATCGTCGAGTAGGCCAGCCTGGCCTTCAGATTGTCTTTCCGGAAGGCCACCAGCGACGCCAGGATGATGGTCGCGGCGGCTACCCACATGAGCCAGACGCTCGCGCCCAGCTGCGTGAGAAAGTCGATGCCGAAGACGTAGATGACGACCTTGAGAATGCTGAACACGCCCGCCTTCACCACCGCCACCGCGTGCAGCAGCGCGCTGACCGGGGTGGGAGCCACCATCGCCGCGGGAAGCCAGCGGTGGAAGGGCATCACCGCCGCCTTGCCGATGCCGAAGACGTAGAGCGCCAACAGCACCGCCACCACGCCCTCCCCCGCCCTGCCTTCCAGGATTCCGCCCAGCTCGAAGTCGATGGTGCCGGTCAGCAGGTAGGTCCAGATGATGGCGAGCAGCTGGAAGCCGATCGAGGTGCTGAGCAGGATACCCAGGTATACGCGCCCCGCCCTCTTCGCCGCGTCGGTGCCCGCGTGCGTGACCAGCGGGAAGGTGGAGAGGGTCAGCGCCTCGTAGAAGATGAAGAGGGTGAACAGGTTGCCCGCGAAGGCAACGCCCATGGTGCATGAGATGGCCAGCGCGAAGAAGATGTAGAAGCGGGTCTGGTTCTTCTCGTGATGCCCGCGCATGTAGCCGATGGCGTAGAGCGTGGTCACGATCCAGAGGCTGCCCGCCACCAAGGCGAAGATCATCCCCAGCGGCTCCACCACCAGCTCCAGCGGGAGGCCGGGGAGGGGCTCCGCCAGCACGAAGCGCGGTGTTTCGCCGGCGCTCACCGCGCGGTGGATCTGCATCACCACGCCCAGAAGGACGCCGCCCGTGATCAGCGAGGCGGCCTCGCGCAGGTTGGGACTGGCGCGCAGCAGGCCCACCAGTGCCGCCCCGGCCGCGGGGATGACCAGCGCCAGGAGCGCGAGTTCGCCCGGGTTCACGGAGCGCCTCCCAGCAGGGCGCGCGCCGCCTGGCCGGCGACGTTGGTGGTCAGTGAGGCGTCGATGCCGAAGTAGAGGTTGGCGACGATAAGGGCCCAGGTGGGGACCAGCAGCCGCAGCGGAGCTTCGGATACGGAATCGGCCCGTGCGGACGGCTCACCGAAGTAGACGGCTTCCACCACCCGCCAGATGTAGACCACGGCCAGAGTCGAGGTGACCAGCACCAGCGCCGCGACCGGCCACATCCCCTGCTCCAGCGCGCCCAGCACCAGGTACCACTTGCTCACGAAGCCCACCGTGAGCGGGACCCCGATGAGGCTGAGACCTCCCGCCGTGAAGGCGGCCATGGTCCAGGGCATGCGCCGGCCCAGGCCGCGCAGGGCATCGATGTGCACCGAGCCCACCCGGTACATGACGCAGCCGAGGGCGAGAAACAGCGCCCCCTTCATGAGCGCGTGGTTGAAGAGGTGGAGCGTGGCCGCGGTCAGTCCGGTGACCGAGGCGAAGCTGATCCCGAGGATGATGTAGCCGATCTGGGCGACGCTTGAATAGGCCAGCATCCGCTTGATGTTGCGCTGGAATATCGCCACCAGCGACATGGTGAAGATCGCCACCAGCGCGAGTGGCAGCAGCCACATGCCGAGGCTGAGCTCGCCGAAGGAGTAGGTGACCCCGAAGACCGTGAAGAAAAAGCGCAAGAGGACGTAGACCGCGACCTTGGTGGAGGTGGCGGCGATGAGCCCCGTAACCGCCGAGGGTGCAAAGGCATAGGCGTCGGGCAGCCAGACGTGCAGCGGGAAGAGGGCCAGCTTGAGGCTCGTGCCGACGGTCAGGAAGGCGAACGCCACCAGGACGGTCCGTTCGCCGTACAGGACGGGAAGCCGCTCGGCCAGGTCGGCCAGATTGAGCGTTCCGGTCTCGACGTAGAGCAGCCCGATGCCGATCACGATGAACGACGCCCCTATGCTCCCCATGATGAGGTAGCGGAACGCTGAGACCAGCGCCCGCCGGTCGGATCCCATGGCGATCAGGGCGTAGGTGCCGAGCGACGAGATCTCCAGGAACACGAAGATGTTGAACGCGTCCCCCGTGATGGCGATGCCCAGGAGGCCGCACAGGCAGAGCATCCACGCGCCGTAGAAGAGGGGGATTCGGCGCTCGTCCACCTCGCGCTCGACGCTCGCGAGGGCGAAGAGGGTGACGACCACGCCGATGCCGGCGACGATGAGAAGCACCAGGGCGTTGACGGCGTCCACCCGGTATTCGATCCCCCAGGGCGCGGCCCAGCCGCCCAGCGCGTAGCGGATGTCCTCGCCGCCGAGCACGCGGGACAGAAGCCCCACGGCCGCCGCGAAGGCCGTGACCGCTCCGGCCATCGCGATGCCCCACGAGACGCGCTTCCAGGGGACCAGCACGCACAGGGCCGCGGCCAGAAGCGGGGCTACGATCTGGATGGCGGGAAGGTGCGCCGCGATCATGGCCGCGCGCCCTCGTACAGCTCGTCGGCGAGCACCTGTTCCTGTATCTCGTCGTCCTCGATGGTGCCGTAGGTCTCCTTGATGCGCACCACGAGCGCGAGCGCCATCGCCATGGTGGCTACGCCCACCACGATCGCGGTGAGCATGAGCACGTGAGGCAGCGGGTTGGAGTAGAGCACCTCCGCCGCTCCCTCGGCCACCCCGTGATCATCCTCGATGAGGATGGGAGCGGTGCCGCCCACGATCTTCCCGGTGCTCACGTAGAAGATGATCACCGAGGTCTGGAAGAGGTTCAGCCCGACCACCTTCTTGACCAGGTTGCCGCGGGAGATCAGGGCGTAGAAGCCGACCATCATCAGGAAGATGACGACCCAGTAGTTG is a window encoding:
- a CDS encoding non-canonical purine NTP pyrophosphatase yields the protein MSPSHALTLVAATRSPHKLDEIRRILGTDPGLRVLSLDEAGIPYSPAEDKVEAFDTFEENAKAKAAYFNSLCGAATIADDSGLEVDILDGAPGVRSKRFAPSADLTGEERDRANNEHLVKLLASHKPHRRTGRFVCVAVLHFGMGEPLVFRGEAPGTIVVEPRGEGGFGYDSHFLDADADKTFAELDPEEKDARSHRGKAFRALGSHLRETLHY
- the rfaE2 gene encoding D-glycero-beta-D-manno-heptose 1-phosphate adenylyltransferase; the protein is MLAVDALLARHGRPRNGRLVFTNGCFDILHRGHVEYLAAARALGDTLVVGLNTDASVARLKGPHRPYASLEDRAAVLAALTSVDVITPFDSDTPRALIAALLPDVLVKGGDYAVEKMVGRDEVRAAGGEVVVVPYLPGRSTTELVRRIRRAQPAPSE
- the hemC gene encoding hydroxymethylbilane synthase encodes the protein MRLGTRGSALALIQSRQVASALEGDAGASVSLHVVRTRGDEQADDSLARIGGEGVFTSALDVALLDGDVDVAVHSLKDLPTRMAPGLCVAATPAREDPRDALVLPPDDQRTLATLPAGARIGTGSPRRTALARAFRPDCAVVPMRGNVDTRLAKLDRGECEALVLAAAGLGRLGLLDRASELLERTTWLPAAGQGALAVVVRRDDQRARRLAASLDDHPTRQAVRAERELLSLLGAGCHLPVGVLGLPYPGGLRLWAMVLSPDGHRVIRADRTGRQTEPERLAAEVATILLGRGAGDLLAEFRRAPAAPADL
- a CDS encoding Na(+)/H(+) antiporter subunit D: MPTSLPPFAIFFAGALLVPFVRGWPRHILLLAVPVLGALNVAGIQEGFGLSVGILGYELSLVRADRLSLLFGYLFHLGAFIAILYSLHLKKEDSATLQHTAALVYAGSGLGAVFAGDLITLFLCWEVLAVSSVFLIFARGTERARRAGMRYLVIQVVSGVALLAGAMARAAQTGDIAFNHIGLEGLSGWLIFVAIAVKGAFPLVHNWLTDAYPESTPTGTVFLSAFTTKVAVYALARGFPETELLIYVGAVMACYPIFFAVIENDLRRVLSYSMINQIGFMVCGIGVGTAKAVNGAVAHAFNDVLFKGLLFMSMGAVLYRTGTTKASELGGLWRTMKWTTALCIVGAASISAVPLFNGFVSKALIMSALLEEHHYWIWLAMLFASAGVVEHAGIKIPFFAFFAHDSGIRTREPPWNMLAAMTVGAIGCVAIGSMPWLLYDLLPFDVDYNPYDVTHVVTQLQLLAFAIGAVVLFRLARIYPDEIRAVNLDVEWTYRKLAPAIVRRLGSAIRAADATVRGAVLGGVNWALGGAFRHTGPHGALARSWPTGSMVLWVAVLLAAFLILRAF
- a CDS encoding proton-conducting transporter membrane subunit — translated: MNPGELALLALVIPAAGAALVGLLRASPNLREAASLITGGVLLGVVMQIHRAVSAGETPRFVLAEPLPGLPLELVVEPLGMIFALVAGSLWIVTTLYAIGYMRGHHEKNQTRFYIFFALAISCTMGVAFAGNLFTLFIFYEALTLSTFPLVTHAGTDAAKRAGRVYLGILLSTSIGFQLLAIIWTYLLTGTIDFELGGILEGRAGEGVVAVLLALYVFGIGKAAVMPFHRWLPAAMVAPTPVSALLHAVAVVKAGVFSILKVVIYVFGIDFLTQLGASVWLMWVAAATIILASLVAFRKDNLKARLAYSTISQLSYVVLGAMLANTMGIIGGGMHIVMHAFGKITLFFCAGAVMVAAHKTEISDMKGLGRTMPVTFAAFFVGTLSIIGLPPAGGTWSKWFLGLGALDAGQVGLVAVLMVSSLLSIGYLMIVPVRAFFSPAASNPHGHGHGNGGIREAPLPSLIAIVITSLCCFALFVYPDPFFRLISMVAGP
- a CDS encoding monovalent cation/H+ antiporter subunit D family protein, whose amino-acid sequence is MIAAHLPAIQIVAPLLAAALCVLVPWKRVSWGIAMAGAVTAFAAAVGLLSRVLGGEDIRYALGGWAAPWGIEYRVDAVNALVLLIVAGIGVVVTLFALASVEREVDERRIPLFYGAWMLCLCGLLGIAITGDAFNIFVFLEISSLGTYALIAMGSDRRALVSAFRYLIMGSIGASFIVIGIGLLYVETGTLNLADLAERLPVLYGERTVLVAFAFLTVGTSLKLALFPLHVWLPDAYAFAPSAVTGLIAATSTKVAVYVLLRFFFTVFGVTYSFGELSLGMWLLPLALVAIFTMSLVAIFQRNIKRMLAYSSVAQIGYIILGISFASVTGLTAATLHLFNHALMKGALFLALGCVMYRVGSVHIDALRGLGRRMPWTMAAFTAGGLSLIGVPLTVGFVSKWYLVLGALEQGMWPVAALVLVTSTLAVVYIWRVVEAVYFGEPSARADSVSEAPLRLLVPTWALIVANLYFGIDASLTTNVAGQAARALLGGAP
- a CDS encoding cation:proton antiporter subunit C — translated: MEFLGLFNYWVVIFLMMVGFYALISRGNLVKKVVGLNLFQTSVIIFYVSTGKIVGGTAPILIEDDHGVAEGAAEVLYSNPLPHVLMLTAIVVGVATMAMALALVVRIKETYGTIEDDEIQEQVLADELYEGARP